In a single window of the Sphingosinicella microcystinivorans genome:
- a CDS encoding NAD+ synthase, with amino-acid sequence MTDRLQIAFAQLNQTMGDLRGNADAMLAARAKQPADLVVTCELSLIGYPPEDLVLKPSLVRAAEAELQRMAEATGDGGPAMLVGSVLAEDGKLHNAMALLDGGKIAAWTRKHELPNYGVFDEKRVFAPGPLPGPLAFRGVRLGVPICEDIWFPDVCECLAETGAEILLVPNGSPYELDKDDKRLSLAAMRVAETGLPLAYLNRVGGQDEIVFDGASFVMNADRRIAVQLPDWEERVTLTTWVRTAQGWVCEEGHKHRLDPYPEDIYHAMQIGLADYVNRNRFPGVVLGLSGGIDSALSAAVAVDALGADRVWCVMMSSRFTSEDSLDDAAECARMLGCRLDTIPIEPAVEAFDAMLAPVFEGKARDITEENIQSRIRGLTLMALSNKFGHMLLTTGNKSEMSVGYATIYGDMAGGYSVLKDAYKTTVFALSRWRNANRPKLALGPDGPVMPERVITKPPTAELRENQKDQDLLPPYEVLDPILTGLVEEELSVAEIVARGFDRETVARIERLLYVAEYKRRQSPPGVKIGVRNFGRDRRYPITNAFRTS; translated from the coding sequence GGACCTTGTCGTCACCTGCGAACTCTCGCTGATCGGCTATCCGCCCGAAGACCTCGTGCTGAAGCCCTCGCTGGTGCGCGCGGCGGAGGCGGAGCTTCAGCGCATGGCGGAAGCGACCGGAGACGGCGGCCCCGCCATGCTCGTCGGCAGCGTGCTTGCCGAGGACGGCAAGCTCCACAACGCGATGGCGCTGCTCGACGGCGGCAAGATCGCCGCATGGACGCGCAAGCACGAGCTTCCGAATTACGGCGTGTTCGACGAGAAGCGTGTGTTCGCGCCCGGCCCCTTGCCGGGGCCGCTGGCGTTTCGCGGCGTGCGGCTCGGCGTGCCGATCTGCGAGGACATCTGGTTCCCGGACGTGTGCGAGTGTCTCGCCGAAACGGGTGCCGAGATTCTGCTCGTTCCGAACGGCAGCCCTTATGAGCTGGACAAGGACGACAAGCGGCTGTCGCTCGCCGCGATGCGCGTCGCTGAAACCGGCCTGCCGCTCGCCTACCTCAACCGCGTCGGCGGGCAGGACGAGATCGTCTTCGACGGCGCCAGCTTCGTGATGAACGCCGACCGCCGCATCGCCGTGCAGCTCCCGGACTGGGAGGAGCGCGTCACGCTGACCACGTGGGTCCGCACCGCGCAGGGCTGGGTGTGCGAGGAAGGACACAAGCACCGCCTCGACCCGTACCCGGAGGACATCTACCACGCGATGCAGATCGGCCTTGCCGATTACGTGAACCGCAACCGCTTCCCCGGCGTCGTGCTCGGGCTTTCAGGTGGCATCGATTCGGCGCTGTCGGCGGCGGTGGCGGTGGATGCGCTGGGGGCCGACCGCGTGTGGTGCGTGATGATGTCATCGCGCTTCACGTCCGAGGACAGTCTCGACGATGCCGCCGAGTGCGCGCGGATGCTCGGCTGCCGCCTCGACACGATTCCCATCGAGCCTGCCGTCGAGGCCTTCGACGCGATGCTCGCGCCGGTGTTCGAAGGCAAGGCGCGCGACATCACCGAGGAGAACATCCAGTCGCGCATCCGCGGCCTCACGCTGATGGCGCTTTCCAACAAGTTCGGCCACATGCTGCTCACCACCGGCAACAAGTCGGAGATGTCGGTGGGCTACGCCACCATCTACGGTGACATGGCGGGCGGCTATTCGGTGCTGAAGGACGCCTACAAGACGACCGTGTTCGCGCTCTCGCGCTGGCGGAACGCGAATCGTCCCAAGCTCGCGCTCGGACCCGACGGCCCCGTGATGCCCGAGCGCGTCATCACCAAGCCGCCGACCGCCGAGCTTCGCGAGAACCAGAAGGACCAGGATCTGCTGCCGCCCTACGAGGTGCTCGATCCCATCCTCACCGGGCTCGTCGAGGAGGAGCTTTCGGTGGCGGAGATCGTCGCGCGCGGTTTCGACCGCGAGACTGTCGCCCGCATCGAGCGCCTGCTCTACGTCGCCGAATACAAGCGCCGCCAGTCGCCGCCGGGCGTCAAGATCGGCGTGCGCAACTTCGGGCGCGACCGCCGCTATCCGATCACCAACGCGTTCCGGACCTCATGA
- the gltX gene encoding glutamate--tRNA ligase produces the protein MTVTTRFAPSPTGYLHVGNVRTALHNWLFARKHGGRFLLRLDDTDTERSRAEYADAIRADLAWLGLVPDAEYRQSDRLARYDEQFGKLVADGRIYPCFETAEELEVRRKIQLSRGLPPVYDRAALKLTADEIAARQAAGERPHWRFRLETGAPVRWHDLIRGESHIDPASLSDPVVRRADGSYLYMLPSVIDDIDMGVTHVIRGEDHVTNSGVQIQMFEALGAKPPAFAHEALITGTEGALSKRLGSAGMAHFREAGIEPVAIAALLARLGTSDSVELVTSLDPLVEHFDFGHFGRSAARFDEADLRQLNARILHHLAYPAVADRLPPGMDAAAWEVLRPNLETVADAADWWRVVEGPVAASSEDADYLALAADTLESLPWEPGVWSALTAALKAATGRKGKELFLPLRRALTARDHGPEMAGLLLLIGRERALARLRAR, from the coding sequence ATGACCGTCACGACCCGTTTCGCCCCGTCGCCGACAGGCTATCTCCATGTCGGCAATGTCCGCACCGCGCTCCACAACTGGCTGTTCGCGCGGAAGCACGGCGGGCGTTTCCTGCTGCGCCTCGACGACACGGACACAGAGCGCTCGCGCGCGGAATATGCCGACGCGATCCGCGCCGATCTCGCATGGCTCGGGCTCGTGCCCGATGCCGAATACCGCCAGTCCGACCGGCTTGCCCGCTACGATGAGCAGTTCGGAAAGCTGGTCGCGGACGGGCGCATCTACCCGTGCTTCGAGACCGCCGAGGAGCTTGAGGTGCGCCGTAAGATCCAGCTCTCGCGCGGCCTGCCGCCCGTCTACGACCGCGCGGCGCTGAAGCTGACGGCAGACGAGATCGCCGCGCGGCAGGCGGCGGGCGAGCGGCCGCACTGGCGATTCCGGCTGGAGACGGGCGCGCCCGTCCGGTGGCACGACCTGATCCGCGGCGAATCGCATATTGATCCGGCCTCGCTCAGCGATCCCGTCGTGCGCCGCGCCGACGGCTCCTACCTCTATATGCTGCCTTCGGTGATCGACGACATCGACATGGGCGTGACGCATGTCATCCGCGGCGAGGACCACGTCACCAATTCGGGCGTGCAGATCCAGATGTTCGAGGCGCTGGGCGCGAAGCCGCCGGCGTTCGCGCACGAGGCGCTGATCACCGGCACGGAAGGCGCGCTGTCGAAGCGGCTCGGCTCGGCGGGCATGGCGCATTTCCGCGAGGCGGGCATCGAGCCGGTCGCCATCGCCGCACTGCTCGCGCGTCTCGGCACGTCGGATTCGGTCGAGCTGGTGACAAGCCTCGACCCGCTCGTCGAACATTTCGATTTCGGGCACTTCGGCCGCTCCGCCGCGCGTTTCGACGAGGCGGACCTGCGCCAGCTGAACGCCCGCATCCTGCATCATCTCGCCTATCCCGCCGTGGCGGACCGCCTGCCGCCCGGCATGGACGCCGCAGCGTGGGAGGTGCTGCGCCCGAACCTCGAAACCGTCGCGGACGCCGCCGACTGGTGGCGTGTCGTCGAAGGCCCGGTGGCCGCCTCGTCCGAAGATGCCGACTATCTCGCGCTTGCGGCGGACACGCTCGAATCGCTGCCGTGGGAGCCGGGTGTCTGGTCGGCGCTCACCGCCGCGCTCAAGGCCGCGACCGGCCGCAAGGGCAAGGAGCTGTTCCTGCCGCTGCGCCGCGCGCTGACGGCCCGCGACCACGGCCCGGAAATGGCGGGACTGCTGCTGCTCATCGGTCGCGAGCGGGCGCTCGCACGCCTGCGGGCGCGCTGA
- the ribD gene encoding bifunctional diaminohydroxyphosphoribosylaminopyrimidine deaminase/5-amino-6-(5-phosphoribosylamino)uracil reductase RibD, translating to MSEAARLMDAAIRLSRRGLGRTAPNPNVGCLVVRDGIVVARGWTQPGGRPHAEAAALEAAGEGARGAALYVSLEPCAHVSARGPACADLIAASGVAAVHIAVPDPDPRTAGQGAARLRDAGIAVTVGTGEAAARDAMAGFFSRMERGRPRITLKLAMSIDGRVSMPGGESRWITGPEARAHVHLQRALADVIVVGRGTLEADDPSLDVRLPGLADRSPRPAVLSATLDAIPSSAKFAERDPLLLASTDELCEVIVNDVFVEGGPATASTLLAADLVDRILVYRAPIVIGDGAPGAGRIGLERLADAHGRWRITGSRTLGNDRLEVYERTR from the coding sequence ATGAGCGAGGCGGCGCGGTTGATGGATGCCGCCATCCGCCTGTCGCGCCGCGGCCTCGGCCGCACTGCGCCCAATCCCAATGTCGGCTGCCTTGTCGTGCGCGACGGTATCGTCGTCGCGCGCGGCTGGACGCAGCCGGGCGGCCGCCCCCATGCCGAAGCGGCCGCGCTGGAGGCTGCGGGCGAGGGCGCGCGCGGCGCCGCGCTTTACGTCAGCCTCGAGCCCTGCGCGCATGTCAGCGCGCGCGGCCCGGCCTGCGCCGATCTCATTGCCGCTTCGGGCGTCGCGGCCGTTCATATCGCCGTGCCCGATCCCGATCCGCGCACGGCGGGGCAGGGCGCCGCGCGCCTGCGCGACGCGGGCATCGCCGTCACGGTCGGCACCGGCGAAGCGGCGGCGCGCGACGCGATGGCGGGGTTCTTCTCGCGCATGGAACGCGGCCGCCCGCGCATCACGCTGAAGCTCGCCATGTCGATCGACGGGCGCGTGTCGATGCCGGGCGGCGAGAGCCGGTGGATCACCGGGCCGGAGGCGCGCGCACACGTGCATCTCCAGCGCGCGCTTGCGGACGTGATCGTCGTCGGGCGCGGCACGCTGGAAGCGGACGATCCCTCGCTCGACGTGCGCCTGCCGGGGCTCGCGGATCGCAGCCCGCGCCCCGCCGTGCTCAGCGCGACGCTCGACGCGATTCCGTCATCCGCGAAATTCGCGGAGCGCGATCCGCTGCTGCTCGCATCGACCGACGAACTTTGCGAAGTTATCGTGAACGACGTGTTTGTCGAGGGCGGCCCGGCGACGGCAAGTACACTCCTTGCCGCCGATCTCGTCGACAGGATTCTCGTCTACCGCGCGCCGATCGTCATCGGCGACGGCGCGCCGGGCGCCGGGCGCATCGGGCTCGAACGGCTGGCGGACGCGCACGGCCGCTGGCGGATCACCGGTTCGCGCACGCTTGGCAACGACCGACTCGAAGTCTACGAGCGGACGCGTTAG
- a CDS encoding riboflavin synthase yields MFTGIITDIGTVTKVETRGDTRLTIACGYDMAGVDMGASIACSGVCLTVVDKGADWFAVDVSAETLSKTAAARWRDGARLNLERALKVGDELGGHIVTGHVDAVGRIESVEAVGDSHVFRIHAPKSVAAYLAPKGSVALDGVSLTVNTVEDTADGVVLAFNLIPHSAAHTTFGGAKAGDGVNIEIDVLARYIGRMRDLAA; encoded by the coding sequence ATGTTCACGGGCATCATCACCGACATCGGCACCGTCACCAAAGTGGAAACGCGCGGCGACACGCGCCTCACCATCGCCTGCGGCTACGACATGGCGGGCGTCGACATGGGCGCCTCCATCGCCTGTTCGGGCGTCTGCCTCACCGTGGTGGACAAGGGCGCGGACTGGTTCGCCGTCGACGTTTCCGCCGAAACGCTCTCGAAGACCGCGGCGGCGCGCTGGCGGGACGGCGCGCGGCTCAACCTCGAACGTGCGCTCAAGGTGGGGGACGAACTCGGCGGGCACATCGTCACCGGCCATGTCGATGCCGTCGGCCGCATCGAATCGGTGGAGGCGGTCGGCGACAGCCACGTGTTCCGCATCCATGCGCCGAAGAGTGTCGCCGCGTATCTCGCGCCCAAGGGGTCCGTCGCGCTCGACGGCGTCTCGCTCACCGTCAACACGGTCGAGGACACGGCGGACGGCGTCGTCCTCGCGTTCAACCTCATCCCGCACAGCGCCGCGCACACCACGTTCGGCGGCGCGAAGGCGGGCGACGGCGTGAACATCGAGATCGACGTGCTGGCGCGCTACATCGGGCGGATGCGGGACCTCGCGGCCTGA